The following proteins come from a genomic window of Nicotiana tomentosiformis chromosome 12, ASM39032v3, whole genome shotgun sequence:
- the LOC104105197 gene encoding actin-related protein 3 isoform X4 produces the protein MDPATSRPAVVIDNGTGYTKLGFAGNVEPSFIVPTVVAVNESFVNQTRATTKSSNWLAQHSAGVMADLDFFIGEEALARSKSSSNTYNLTYPIKKGQVNNWDAMERFWQQCIFDYLRCDPEDHYFLLTESPMTAPESREYTGEIMFETFNVPGLYIAVQPVLALAAGYTTSKERGEHVPPEDSFEVAQKVKEMYCYTCSDIVKEFNKHDKEPGKYIKHWRGTKPKTGALYSCDVGYERFLGPEVFFNPEMYNSDFTTPLPDVIDKCIQSAPIDTRRALYKNIVLSGGSTMFKDFHRRLQRDLKKIVDARVLASDARLGGNVKAQPVDVNVVSHPIQKYAVWFGGSVLASTPEFFAACHTKAEYEEYGASICRTNPVFKGMY, from the exons ATGGACCCTGCTACTTCTCGCCCTGCTGTAGTCATCGACAATGGAACTGG GTACACTAAATTGGGTTTTGCTGGAAATGTGGAGCCAAGTTTCATTGTACCAACAGTGGTTGCGGTTAACGAGTCATTTGTGAACCAGACTCGAGCCACGACTAAGAGTAGCAATTGGCTAGCCCAGCACAGTGCAGGTGTTATGGCGGATCTAGATTTCTTTATTGGAGAAGAGGCATTGGCTAGATCCAAATCTAGTAGTAACACTTATAATCTTACCTATCCTATTAAAAAAGGTCAGGTTAATAACTGGGATGCCATGGAGCGTTTCTGGCAACAGTGTATATTTGATTACCTTCGTTGTGATCCCGAGGATCACTATTTTCTATTAACTGAGAGCCCCATGACTGCACCTGAAAGTCGAGAATATACCGGTGAGATTATGTTTGAGACTTTCAATGTACCGGGGCTTTATATTGCTGTGCAACCGGTGCTTGCTTTGGCTGCTGGTTACACTACATCTAAG GAAAGGGGGGAACATGTTCCACCTGAGGATTCCTTTGAAGTAGCCCAGAAAGTCAAGGAAATGTATTGTTACACTTGCTCAGACATTGTCAAG GAGTTTAATAAGCATGACAAAGAGCCAGGGAAGTACATAAAGCATTGGAGAGGTACTAAACCAAAGACAGGAGCACTTTATTCATGTGACGTTGGCTATGAAAGATTTCTTGGTCCCGAG GTTTTCTTCAATCCCGAGATGTATAACAGTGATTTTACAACTCCTTTACCTGATGTGATAGACAAATGTATTCAGTCTGCGCCTATAGACACAAGAAGAGCTTTATATAAG AATATTGTTTTATCTGGAGGATCCACGATGTTCAAAGACTTCCATAGAAGATTGCAACGAGATCTCAAGAAGATTGTGGATGCTCGCGTTCTGGCATCAGATGCTCGGCTAGGTGGAAATGTAAAA GCACAACCAGTTGATGTGAATGTGGTCAGCCATCCTATTCAGAAATATGCCGTTTGGTTTGGAGGATCTGTACTTGCTTCTACTCCTGAATTTTTTGCA GCTTGTCATACAAAGGCTGAATATGAGGAATATGGAGCTAGCATATGTCGCACAAACCCTGTATTTAAGGGAATGTATTGA
- the LOC104105197 gene encoding actin-related protein 3 isoform X3, protein MDPATSRPAVVIDNGTGYTKLGFAGNVEPSFIVPTVVAVNESFVNQTRATTKSSNWLAQHSAGVMADLDFFIGEEALARSKSSSNTYNLTYPIKKGQVNNWDAMERFWQQCIFDYLRCDPEDHYFLLTESPMTAPESREYTGEIMFETFNVPGLYIAVQPVLALAAGYTTSKCEMTGVIVDIGDGATHVVPVAEGYVIGSSIKSIPIAGKDVTLFIQQLMRERGEHVPPEDSFEVAQKVKEMYCYTCSDIVKEFNKHDKEPGKYIKHWRGTKPKTGALYSCDVGYERFLGPEVFFNPEMYNSDFTTPLPDVIDKCIQSAPIDTRRALYKNIVLSGGSTMFKDFHRRLQRDLKKIVDARVLASDARLGGNVKAQPVDVNVVSHPIQKYAVWFGGSVLASTPEFFAVS, encoded by the exons ATGGACCCTGCTACTTCTCGCCCTGCTGTAGTCATCGACAATGGAACTGG GTACACTAAATTGGGTTTTGCTGGAAATGTGGAGCCAAGTTTCATTGTACCAACAGTGGTTGCGGTTAACGAGTCATTTGTGAACCAGACTCGAGCCACGACTAAGAGTAGCAATTGGCTAGCCCAGCACAGTGCAGGTGTTATGGCGGATCTAGATTTCTTTATTGGAGAAGAGGCATTGGCTAGATCCAAATCTAGTAGTAACACTTATAATCTTACCTATCCTATTAAAAAAGGTCAGGTTAATAACTGGGATGCCATGGAGCGTTTCTGGCAACAGTGTATATTTGATTACCTTCGTTGTGATCCCGAGGATCACTATTTTCTATTAACTGAGAGCCCCATGACTGCACCTGAAAGTCGAGAATATACCGGTGAGATTATGTTTGAGACTTTCAATGTACCGGGGCTTTATATTGCTGTGCAACCGGTGCTTGCTTTGGCTGCTGGTTACACTACATCTAAG TGTGAAATGACTGGAGTCATAGTGGATATTGGAGATGGTGCTACTCATGTCGTACCTGTTGCTGAAGGTTATGTTATTGGGAGTAGCATTAAGTCAATCCCCATTGCTGGGAAAGATGTTACACTCTTCATTCAACAACTCATGAGG GAAAGGGGGGAACATGTTCCACCTGAGGATTCCTTTGAAGTAGCCCAGAAAGTCAAGGAAATGTATTGTTACACTTGCTCAGACATTGTCAAG GAGTTTAATAAGCATGACAAAGAGCCAGGGAAGTACATAAAGCATTGGAGAGGTACTAAACCAAAGACAGGAGCACTTTATTCATGTGACGTTGGCTATGAAAGATTTCTTGGTCCCGAG GTTTTCTTCAATCCCGAGATGTATAACAGTGATTTTACAACTCCTTTACCTGATGTGATAGACAAATGTATTCAGTCTGCGCCTATAGACACAAGAAGAGCTTTATATAAG AATATTGTTTTATCTGGAGGATCCACGATGTTCAAAGACTTCCATAGAAGATTGCAACGAGATCTCAAGAAGATTGTGGATGCTCGCGTTCTGGCATCAGATGCTCGGCTAGGTGGAAATGTAAAA GCACAACCAGTTGATGTGAATGTGGTCAGCCATCCTATTCAGAAATATGCCGTTTGGTTTGGAGGATCTGTACTTGCTTCTACTCCTGAATTTTTTGCAGTAAGTTAA
- the LOC104105196 gene encoding protein terminal ear1 homolog, translating into MEDDGLVHGNLDPRAQEFIPRYPFHQPHINSLPLLPNQFYYPTYPCPPQLPYGDGVGYHQVTHTAYVSSNPPMPTPFLPPPSSMATRTLLLSMVPVEVSESIVRRDLEVFGDVRAVQMGRLREGIVTVHFYDLRHARAALMEIQEQNMQQQCRLRRHYEESIYSMGGLVLPLPLPLPPPARGLIAGRAIWAQFTFPLTSGLPDGNNQGTLVIFNLDSRTCSNYLKDIFQAFGHVKELRETPMKRHQRFVEFYDVRDAARALMEMNGKEIDGKQLLIEFSRPGGNSRRFSRANYSSPSSSKFSHSSINYNYSPTYNNSSPPSTPLKPQRKSNYFKGGNPSGSETSGTGSIQDSLASLCISNNVRPGKIKNAKRCTKSIISPSSSSTVTASSSKQQILLQVKSNKPWKQAKDYDPRFLINEDAIMESNCSDTRTTVMIKNIPNKYSQKLLLNMLDNHCIHCNEQIADGEQPKSSYDFVYLPIDFINKCNVGYGFVNMTSPQATLRLYKAFHHQSWEVFNSRKICQVTYARLQGIEALKEHFKNSKFPCEAEEYMPVIFSPPRDGKLLTEAVPIVGGGMKPPPLLFCAVTSDSDSMEQQLVEEVGRLVVVDDNENGYMIDTSNDDEEARNVGVGVGVGVGVGVGVGEGEDYDDDNNNDSRSFASICM; encoded by the exons ATGGAGGACGATGGTTTGGTTCATGGGAATCTTGATCCTAGAGCCCAAGAATTCATACCAAGATATCCTTTTCACCAACCCCATATCAATTCTCTACCTTTGCTCCCTAATCAATTTTACTATCCTACTTATCCATGTCCACCACAGTTGCCATACGGTGATGGTGTAGGATACCATCAAGTTACACACACGGCGTACGTTAGCTCAAACCCACCTATGCCTACGCCCTTTTTGCCACCTCCAAGTTCAATGGCTACAAGAACTTTGTTGTTAAGTATGGTTCCAGTTGAAGTGAGTGAGTCAATTGTGAGaagggatttggaagtttttgGAGATGTTCGAGCAGTGCAAATGGGAAGATTAAGAGAAGGGATTGTAACGGTTCATTTTTATGATTTGAGGCACGCGCGGGCAGCGTTGATGGAGATTCAAGAACAGAACATGCAACAGCAGTGTCGTTTAAGGAGGCATTATGAGGAGTCTATTTATTCTATGGGTGGTTTAGTTCTTCCACTTCCACTCCCACTCCCTCCCCCGGCGCGTGGGCTCATTGCTGGAAGAGCTATTTGGGCTCAGTTTACTTTCCCATTGACTTCTGGTCTTCCTGATGGGAATAACCAAGGGACACTTGTGATTTTCAATTTGGACTCTCGTACTTGTTCTAATTAtcttaaagatatttttcaagcTTTTG ggCATGTGAAGGAATTGAGAGAGACACCAATGAAGAGGCATCAAAGGTTTGTGGAGTTTTATGATGTAAGAGATGCAGCAAGGGCTTTAATGGAGATGAATGGAAAGGAGATAGATGGGAAGCAATTGTTGATTGAATTCAGTAGGCCAGGTGGAAATAGCAGAAGATTTTCAAGAGCTAATTATTCATCACCTAGCAGCAGCAAATTCAGTCATAGTTCAATCAACTACAATTATTCTCCAACATATAATAATTCTTCTCCTCCAAGTACTCCACTAAAACCTCAGAGGAAATCAAATTATTTTAAAGGAGGAAACCCTAGTGGAAGTGAGACTTCAGGTACTGGGTCAATTCAAGATTCATTGGCATCTTTGTGTATATCAAATAATGTTAGGCCTGGCAAAATCAAGAATGCCAAAAGATGTACTAAAAGTATTATTAGTCCAAGCAGTAGCAGTACTGTTACAGCTTCTTCTTCGAAGCAACAAATTTTGCTACAAGTTAAGAGCAACAAACCATGGAAACAGGCAAAAGATTATGATCCTCGCTTTTTAATTAACGAAGATGCGATTATGGAATCAAATTGCAGTGATACCAGAACTACTGTCATGATTAAAAACATACCCAACAAGTACAG TCAGAAGCTGCTGCTGAACATGCTGGACAACCACTGCATTCACTGTAACGAGCAGATTGCCGACGGCGAGCAGCCAAAATCCTCCTACGATTTCGTTTATCTTCCCATTGATTTCAT tAACAAGTGCAACGTGGGATATGGATTCGTGAACATGACTTCACCACAGGCAACTTTGAGACTCTACAAAGCTTTTCACCATCAAAGTTGGGAGGTGTTCAACTCCAGAAAAATCTGTCAAGTTACTTATGCTAGATTACAA GGAATAGAAGCACTAAAAGAACATTTCAAGAACTCAAAGTTCCCATGTGAAGCAGAGGAATACATGCCAGTGATATTCTCACCACCTCGAGATGGGAAGTTATTAACAGAAGCTGTTCCTATAGTGGGTGGAGGAATGAAGCCTCCTCCATTACTCTTTTGTGCCGTCACTTCCGATTCTGATTCGATGGAACAACAGCTAGTGGAAGAAGTCGGTAGACTAGTAGTCGTAGATGATAATGAAAATGGCTATATGATAGACACAagtaatgatgatgaagaagcaaGAAACGTCGGCGTTGGCGTTGGCGTTGGCGTTGGCGTTGGCGTTGGCGTTGGTGAAGGTGAAGATTACGATGACGACAACAACAATGATTCACGATCATTTGCTTCCATCTGCATGTAA
- the LOC104105197 gene encoding actin-related protein 3 isoform X2 yields MDPATSRPAVVIDNGTGYTKLGFAGNVEPSFIVPTVVAVNESFVNQTRATTKSSNWLAQHSAGVMADLDFFIGEEALARSKSSSNTYNLTYPIKKGQVNNWDAMERFWQQCIFDYLRCDPEDHYFLLTESPMTAPESREYTGEIMFETFNVPGLYIAVQPVLALAAGYTTSKCEMTGVIVDIGDGATHVVPVAEGYVIGSSIKSIPIAGKDVTLFIQQLMRERGEHVPPEDSFEVAQKVKEMYCYTCSDIVKEFNKHDKEPGKYIKHWRGTKPKTGALYSCDVGYERFLGPEVFFNPEMYNSDFTTPLPDVIDKCIQSAPIDTRRALYKNIVLSGGSTMFKDFHRRLQRDLKKIVDARVLASDARLGGNVKAQPVDVNVVSHPIQKYAVWFGGSACHTKAEYEEYGASICRTNPVFKGMY; encoded by the exons ATGGACCCTGCTACTTCTCGCCCTGCTGTAGTCATCGACAATGGAACTGG GTACACTAAATTGGGTTTTGCTGGAAATGTGGAGCCAAGTTTCATTGTACCAACAGTGGTTGCGGTTAACGAGTCATTTGTGAACCAGACTCGAGCCACGACTAAGAGTAGCAATTGGCTAGCCCAGCACAGTGCAGGTGTTATGGCGGATCTAGATTTCTTTATTGGAGAAGAGGCATTGGCTAGATCCAAATCTAGTAGTAACACTTATAATCTTACCTATCCTATTAAAAAAGGTCAGGTTAATAACTGGGATGCCATGGAGCGTTTCTGGCAACAGTGTATATTTGATTACCTTCGTTGTGATCCCGAGGATCACTATTTTCTATTAACTGAGAGCCCCATGACTGCACCTGAAAGTCGAGAATATACCGGTGAGATTATGTTTGAGACTTTCAATGTACCGGGGCTTTATATTGCTGTGCAACCGGTGCTTGCTTTGGCTGCTGGTTACACTACATCTAAG TGTGAAATGACTGGAGTCATAGTGGATATTGGAGATGGTGCTACTCATGTCGTACCTGTTGCTGAAGGTTATGTTATTGGGAGTAGCATTAAGTCAATCCCCATTGCTGGGAAAGATGTTACACTCTTCATTCAACAACTCATGAGG GAAAGGGGGGAACATGTTCCACCTGAGGATTCCTTTGAAGTAGCCCAGAAAGTCAAGGAAATGTATTGTTACACTTGCTCAGACATTGTCAAG GAGTTTAATAAGCATGACAAAGAGCCAGGGAAGTACATAAAGCATTGGAGAGGTACTAAACCAAAGACAGGAGCACTTTATTCATGTGACGTTGGCTATGAAAGATTTCTTGGTCCCGAG GTTTTCTTCAATCCCGAGATGTATAACAGTGATTTTACAACTCCTTTACCTGATGTGATAGACAAATGTATTCAGTCTGCGCCTATAGACACAAGAAGAGCTTTATATAAG AATATTGTTTTATCTGGAGGATCCACGATGTTCAAAGACTTCCATAGAAGATTGCAACGAGATCTCAAGAAGATTGTGGATGCTCGCGTTCTGGCATCAGATGCTCGGCTAGGTGGAAATGTAAAA GCACAACCAGTTGATGTGAATGTGGTCAGCCATCCTATTCAGAAATATGCCGTTTGGTTTGGAGGATCT GCTTGTCATACAAAGGCTGAATATGAGGAATATGGAGCTAGCATATGTCGCACAAACCCTGTATTTAAGGGAATGTATTGA
- the LOC104105197 gene encoding actin-related protein 3 isoform X1, whose amino-acid sequence MDPATSRPAVVIDNGTGYTKLGFAGNVEPSFIVPTVVAVNESFVNQTRATTKSSNWLAQHSAGVMADLDFFIGEEALARSKSSSNTYNLTYPIKKGQVNNWDAMERFWQQCIFDYLRCDPEDHYFLLTESPMTAPESREYTGEIMFETFNVPGLYIAVQPVLALAAGYTTSKCEMTGVIVDIGDGATHVVPVAEGYVIGSSIKSIPIAGKDVTLFIQQLMRERGEHVPPEDSFEVAQKVKEMYCYTCSDIVKEFNKHDKEPGKYIKHWRGTKPKTGALYSCDVGYERFLGPEVFFNPEMYNSDFTTPLPDVIDKCIQSAPIDTRRALYKNIVLSGGSTMFKDFHRRLQRDLKKIVDARVLASDARLGGNVKAQPVDVNVVSHPIQKYAVWFGGSVLASTPEFFAACHTKAEYEEYGASICRTNPVFKGMY is encoded by the exons ATGGACCCTGCTACTTCTCGCCCTGCTGTAGTCATCGACAATGGAACTGG GTACACTAAATTGGGTTTTGCTGGAAATGTGGAGCCAAGTTTCATTGTACCAACAGTGGTTGCGGTTAACGAGTCATTTGTGAACCAGACTCGAGCCACGACTAAGAGTAGCAATTGGCTAGCCCAGCACAGTGCAGGTGTTATGGCGGATCTAGATTTCTTTATTGGAGAAGAGGCATTGGCTAGATCCAAATCTAGTAGTAACACTTATAATCTTACCTATCCTATTAAAAAAGGTCAGGTTAATAACTGGGATGCCATGGAGCGTTTCTGGCAACAGTGTATATTTGATTACCTTCGTTGTGATCCCGAGGATCACTATTTTCTATTAACTGAGAGCCCCATGACTGCACCTGAAAGTCGAGAATATACCGGTGAGATTATGTTTGAGACTTTCAATGTACCGGGGCTTTATATTGCTGTGCAACCGGTGCTTGCTTTGGCTGCTGGTTACACTACATCTAAG TGTGAAATGACTGGAGTCATAGTGGATATTGGAGATGGTGCTACTCATGTCGTACCTGTTGCTGAAGGTTATGTTATTGGGAGTAGCATTAAGTCAATCCCCATTGCTGGGAAAGATGTTACACTCTTCATTCAACAACTCATGAGG GAAAGGGGGGAACATGTTCCACCTGAGGATTCCTTTGAAGTAGCCCAGAAAGTCAAGGAAATGTATTGTTACACTTGCTCAGACATTGTCAAG GAGTTTAATAAGCATGACAAAGAGCCAGGGAAGTACATAAAGCATTGGAGAGGTACTAAACCAAAGACAGGAGCACTTTATTCATGTGACGTTGGCTATGAAAGATTTCTTGGTCCCGAG GTTTTCTTCAATCCCGAGATGTATAACAGTGATTTTACAACTCCTTTACCTGATGTGATAGACAAATGTATTCAGTCTGCGCCTATAGACACAAGAAGAGCTTTATATAAG AATATTGTTTTATCTGGAGGATCCACGATGTTCAAAGACTTCCATAGAAGATTGCAACGAGATCTCAAGAAGATTGTGGATGCTCGCGTTCTGGCATCAGATGCTCGGCTAGGTGGAAATGTAAAA GCACAACCAGTTGATGTGAATGTGGTCAGCCATCCTATTCAGAAATATGCCGTTTGGTTTGGAGGATCTGTACTTGCTTCTACTCCTGAATTTTTTGCA GCTTGTCATACAAAGGCTGAATATGAGGAATATGGAGCTAGCATATGTCGCACAAACCCTGTATTTAAGGGAATGTATTGA